From Lutra lutra chromosome 14, mLutLut1.2, whole genome shotgun sequence, a single genomic window includes:
- the ZWINT gene encoding ZW10 interactor isoform X1, which translates to MEGPEAGVRAPALEALAKLADIVEPIGRQEEAELPAQILAEFVMDSRKKDKLLCSQLQVVDFLQNFLAQEDVVQRLDPLASEDTSRQKALAAKEQWKELKASYQEHVEAITGALTQALPTMVEAQRKRAQLLGALEELQAKKRVATERLRTAQKQWQLQQEKHLQHLAEASAEVRQRQRGAQQELVQLSQELGSLQQQAGQKRDTLHRHQTFLQLLYTLQGQLPFPEAETKLPQMLDLSKDKPQKQNPGDTIGEDRSMPSKADGPQPAGDPSSPGLPEGQQHGKGT; encoded by the exons ATGGAGGGGCCGGAAGCCGGGGTGCGAGCCCCAGCGCTAGA GGCGCTGGCCAAGCTGGCAGACATCGTGGAGCCCATCGGCCGGCAAGAAGAGGCAGAGCTGCCGGCCCAGATCCTGGCGGAGTTTGTGATG GACTCCCGGAAGAAGGACAAGCTGCTCTGCAGTCAGCTTCAGGTAGTAGACTTCCTGCAGAACTTCTTGGCTCAGGAGGACGTTGTCCAGAGACTAGATCCCTTGGCTTCTGAAGACACCAGCC GGCAGAAGGCACTTGCAGCCAAGGAGCAGTGGAAAGAGCTGAAGGCCTCCTACCAGGAGCATGTGGAAGCCATCACAGGTGCCCTGACCCAGGCTTTGCCCACGATGGTGGAGGCCCAGAGGAAGCGGGCGCAGCTCCTCGGAGCCCTGGAAGAGCTCCAGGCCAAG AAGCGAGTGGCCACGGAGAGACTGAGAACAGCCCAGAAACAGTGGCAGCTGCAACAG GAGAAGCATCTGCAGCATCTGGCAGAAGCCTCTGCAGAGGTGAGGCAGCGGCAGAGAGGAGCTCAGCAGGAGCTTGTGCAACTGTCTCAGGAGCTTGGAAGTCTGCAACAGCAGGCGGGGCAGAAGAGGGACACACTTCACAG GCACCAGACCTTCCTCCAGCTGTTATACACTCTGCAGGGGCAGCTGCCGTTTCCCGAGGCAGAGACAAAGCTGCCACAGATGCTGGATCTTTCTAAGGATAAGCCCCAAAAACAGAACCCTGGGGATACCATAGGGGAAGACAGGAGTATGCCATCCAAG GCTGATGGCCCACAGCCTGCTGGAGATCCGAGCTCACCTGGGCTTCCTGAGGGACAACAACATGGGAAAGGAACCTAG
- the ZWINT gene encoding ZW10 interactor isoform X2: MDSRKKDKLLCSQLQVVDFLQNFLAQEDVVQRLDPLASEDTSRQKALAAKEQWKELKASYQEHVEAITGALTQALPTMVEAQRKRAQLLGALEELQAKKRVATERLRTAQKQWQLQQEKHLQHLAEASAEVRQRQRGAQQELVQLSQELGSLQQQAGQKRDTLHRHQTFLQLLYTLQGQLPFPEAETKLPQMLDLSKDKPQKQNPGDTIGEDRSMPSKADGPQPAGDPSSPGLPEGQQHGKGT; this comes from the exons ATG GACTCCCGGAAGAAGGACAAGCTGCTCTGCAGTCAGCTTCAGGTAGTAGACTTCCTGCAGAACTTCTTGGCTCAGGAGGACGTTGTCCAGAGACTAGATCCCTTGGCTTCTGAAGACACCAGCC GGCAGAAGGCACTTGCAGCCAAGGAGCAGTGGAAAGAGCTGAAGGCCTCCTACCAGGAGCATGTGGAAGCCATCACAGGTGCCCTGACCCAGGCTTTGCCCACGATGGTGGAGGCCCAGAGGAAGCGGGCGCAGCTCCTCGGAGCCCTGGAAGAGCTCCAGGCCAAG AAGCGAGTGGCCACGGAGAGACTGAGAACAGCCCAGAAACAGTGGCAGCTGCAACAG GAGAAGCATCTGCAGCATCTGGCAGAAGCCTCTGCAGAGGTGAGGCAGCGGCAGAGAGGAGCTCAGCAGGAGCTTGTGCAACTGTCTCAGGAGCTTGGAAGTCTGCAACAGCAGGCGGGGCAGAAGAGGGACACACTTCACAG GCACCAGACCTTCCTCCAGCTGTTATACACTCTGCAGGGGCAGCTGCCGTTTCCCGAGGCAGAGACAAAGCTGCCACAGATGCTGGATCTTTCTAAGGATAAGCCCCAAAAACAGAACCCTGGGGATACCATAGGGGAAGACAGGAGTATGCCATCCAAG GCTGATGGCCCACAGCCTGCTGGAGATCCGAGCTCACCTGGGCTTCCTGAGGGACAACAACATGGGAAAGGAACCTAG